One Thauera sp. K11 DNA window includes the following coding sequences:
- a CDS encoding TIGR03757 family integrating conjugative element protein, translating into MTAPLFNSIPRLRATRIACAGGLLLALCGQVASAADVLVVTDSSHPVQSTSGARVVELDLPERIEAELAAGLPNDPSRAAALVQQRLRDGGQALQRRIGTAYQGVADAWGLGIAKVPAVVVDRRYVVYGEPDVARAVARIQAHRRTQP; encoded by the coding sequence ATGACGGCTCCCTTGTTCAATTCCATCCCGCGGCTGCGGGCCACGCGCATCGCGTGCGCGGGAGGGCTGCTGCTTGCCCTGTGTGGCCAGGTCGCTTCTGCCGCCGACGTGCTGGTCGTGACCGACAGCAGCCATCCGGTGCAATCCACGTCCGGCGCCCGCGTGGTCGAGCTGGACCTGCCCGAGCGCATCGAGGCCGAGCTGGCGGCCGGTCTGCCCAACGATCCCAGCCGCGCCGCTGCCCTCGTGCAGCAGCGCTTGCGCGATGGCGGCCAGGCCTTGCAGCGCCGGATCGGCACCGCCTACCAAGGTGTGGCCGATGCCTGGGGCCTGGGCATCGCCAAGGTGCCCGCCGTCGTGGTCGATCGCCGGTATGTGGTTTACGGCGAGCCCGACGTGGCGCGCGCCGTGGCCCGCATCCAAGCCCATCGGAGGACACAGCCATGA
- a CDS encoding TIGR03756 family integrating conjugative element protein, whose product MKRLLSASSRRARLAIASVLLGGAASSFALNTATIVSSALSPDCIEYRVVGICYWLFCTTFGCSVRTSVKVRHYVPDAVVSSYSNTGENPWVEVRAMSTPNPTAQAGGDGTTNHDNENNLAKFKNADVIGHPGGYVFSQFASSFGYSCEGAGTAFMPYLLSTLDTIAWRYNIPEAFYPEALIPGRREIGTRTGLNLWGNVYARGGFLHQTDDHKSGAVVAQRAGDVVTRRNQIHVYQPLLADARDGYWPAGALMETDASTGKWQPLTPTLSNSCVVFPHSGSLTQAQQGDYAWALWRPYACCQRRGQVFLGSVDFN is encoded by the coding sequence ATGAAGCGCCTGCTGTCGGCATCGTCGCGCCGCGCGCGCCTTGCCATCGCTTCGGTGCTGCTGGGCGGCGCGGCATCGAGCTTCGCCCTGAACACCGCCACCATCGTGTCCTCGGCCCTGTCGCCCGACTGCATCGAGTACCGCGTCGTCGGCATCTGCTACTGGCTGTTCTGCACCACGTTCGGCTGCTCGGTACGCACGTCGGTGAAGGTGCGGCACTACGTGCCGGACGCGGTGGTGTCGAGCTACAGCAACACTGGCGAGAACCCCTGGGTCGAGGTGCGCGCGATGAGCACGCCGAATCCCACGGCGCAGGCCGGCGGCGATGGCACGACGAACCACGACAACGAGAACAACCTCGCCAAGTTCAAGAACGCCGATGTCATCGGCCACCCCGGCGGCTACGTGTTCAGCCAGTTCGCGAGTTCCTTCGGCTACTCCTGCGAGGGCGCCGGCACGGCCTTCATGCCGTACCTGCTCAGCACGCTGGACACCATCGCCTGGCGCTACAACATCCCGGAAGCCTTCTACCCCGAAGCGCTCATTCCCGGCCGGCGCGAGATCGGCACGCGCACCGGCCTGAACCTGTGGGGCAACGTGTACGCCCGCGGGGGCTTCCTGCACCAGACCGATGACCACAAGAGCGGCGCCGTGGTCGCGCAACGCGCGGGCGACGTCGTGACGCGGCGCAACCAGATCCACGTGTACCAGCCGCTGCTCGCCGACGCCCGCGACGGCTACTGGCCGGCCGGCGCACTGATGGAGACCGACGCCTCGACGGGCAAGTGGCAACCGCTCACGCCCACGCTCTCGAACAGTTGCGTTGTCTTCCCGCACAGCGGAAGCCTCACGCAGGCGCAGCAGGGCGACTACGCCTGGGCGCTGTGGCGGCCCTATGCCTGCTGCCAGCGCCGCGGCCAGGTTTTCCTCGGCAGCGTCGATTTCAACTGA